The following proteins are encoded in a genomic region of Desulfosporosinus youngiae DSM 17734:
- the ftcD gene encoding glutamate formimidoyltransferase, giving the protein MSQLIECIPNFSEGRRTEVIEAIAETIKSVPNVILLDYSSDYSHNRSVFTFVGKPESVIEAAFLSAKKASELIDMNVHTGEHPRMGAVDVIPFVPIKYVTMDECINFSKQLGERLASELSIPVFLYEEAAVSAERINLANIRKGQFEGMKEKIKDADRRPDFGAQEVHPTAGVTAVGARMPLVAYNVNLNTADLNISKQIAKTIRESNGGLKYVKSIGVMLEDRNIAQVSINMTNYEVTPLYRVFELIKIEAQRYGVNVIGSEIIGLTPMNALIDSAKYYLQLEEFNEKKQVLENCLLSS; this is encoded by the coding sequence ATGTCACAACTTATTGAATGCATTCCTAACTTCAGTGAAGGACGGCGAACTGAAGTTATTGAGGCGATAGCAGAAACGATTAAATCTGTTCCCAATGTGATCTTATTGGATTATTCTTCGGATTACAGCCATAATAGAAGTGTTTTTACTTTTGTAGGTAAACCTGAGTCCGTAATTGAGGCTGCTTTCTTATCTGCGAAAAAAGCGTCTGAGCTCATCGATATGAACGTTCATACAGGGGAGCACCCCCGTATGGGCGCCGTTGATGTCATCCCCTTTGTTCCGATAAAATATGTAACAATGGATGAGTGTATTAATTTTTCCAAGCAATTAGGAGAAAGGCTTGCTTCAGAGCTTTCTATTCCGGTGTTTTTATATGAGGAAGCTGCGGTGAGTGCTGAAAGAATAAATTTGGCCAATATCCGCAAGGGGCAATTTGAAGGGATGAAAGAAAAAATCAAAGACGCTGATCGGAGGCCTGATTTTGGGGCACAAGAAGTCCATCCCACGGCAGGTGTCACCGCAGTAGGGGCAAGAATGCCTCTGGTGGCGTACAATGTGAATTTAAATACAGCAGATCTAAATATATCCAAACAAATTGCCAAGACAATCCGGGAAAGCAACGGTGGTCTTAAGTATGTCAAATCCATCGGGGTAATGCTGGAGGACCGGAACATAGCTCAGGTTTCCATAAATATGACCAACTATGAAGTTACACCTTTATACCGGGTTTTTGAACTTATTAAAATAGAGGCACAAAGGTATGGGGTTAATGTCATAGGCAGTGAAATTATTGGTCTTACGCCGATGAATGCTCTGATAGACTCCGCAAAATACTATTTACAGCTGGAAGAATTTAATGAGAAAAAACAGGTTTTGGAAAACTGCTTGTTAAGCAGCTAA
- a CDS encoding urocanate hydratase, whose translation MTSNYDIGQAMTIKIDADLPEMSEFAAGIRRAPDRGFKLTAAQTQTALKNALRYVPEELHEQLAPEFLNELVTYGRIYAYRFRPAGRIFGKSIDEYSGKCMEGKAFQVMIDNNLDFNVALYPYELVTYGETGSVCQNWLQYRLIKKYLAVMTQDQTLVIESGHPLGLFPSKPEAPRVIITNALMVGMFDNQEDWETAEQMGVANYGQMTAGGWMYIGPQGIVHGTYNTLLIAGRKILGIPSDGDLRGCLFISSGLGGMSGAQPKAVEIANGVGIIAETDYSRIKTRHDQGWVSKVSSDLREVFKIAAEYQEKKEPVSIAYYGNIVDLLEYAVENNIKVDLLSDQTSCHVQYDGGYCPQGVTFEERTELLAKDRKKFRELVDKSLQRQFALIKILAYRGTYFFDYGNAFMKAVYDAGVKEISKNGIDEKDGFIFPSYVEDIMGPELFDFGYGPFRWVCLSGNNEDLIKTDQAAMDCIDHNRRFQDRDNYNWIKDAAKNQLVVGTQARILYQDAEGRVKIALKFNEMVRNGEIGPVMLGRDHHDVSGTDSPFRETANIKDGSNVMADMAVQCFAGNGARGMSLIALHNGGGVGIGKAINGGFGLVLDGSARVDSIIKSAMLWDVMGGVARRSWARNSNSIETSINFNKNYTGTGHITIPYIPNGELIDQLVAGVFNK comes from the coding sequence ATGACAAGTAACTATGACATCGGACAAGCAATGACCATAAAAATAGATGCAGATCTGCCGGAAATGTCTGAATTTGCCGCAGGTATCAGAAGGGCGCCCGACAGAGGGTTTAAGCTGACAGCAGCTCAGACCCAAACAGCTTTGAAAAATGCCCTGCGTTATGTACCGGAAGAGCTTCATGAGCAGCTGGCCCCGGAATTTTTAAATGAATTGGTAACTTACGGGAGAATTTATGCTTATAGATTTCGTCCCGCGGGGAGAATTTTTGGTAAGTCTATAGATGAGTATTCAGGGAAATGTATGGAAGGTAAAGCCTTCCAGGTGATGATTGATAATAATCTGGATTTTAATGTAGCCCTTTACCCTTATGAGCTTGTTACCTATGGAGAAACAGGGAGTGTATGTCAAAACTGGCTCCAGTATAGATTAATAAAAAAATATTTGGCAGTAATGACCCAGGATCAAACCTTGGTTATAGAATCGGGGCACCCTCTGGGACTCTTCCCCTCCAAGCCTGAAGCCCCAAGGGTAATTATTACTAATGCCCTGATGGTTGGTATGTTTGATAACCAGGAAGACTGGGAAACTGCAGAACAGATGGGTGTGGCCAATTATGGGCAGATGACTGCCGGAGGATGGATGTATATAGGCCCTCAGGGTATTGTTCATGGAACCTACAATACCCTGCTTATTGCAGGCAGAAAAATTCTGGGTATCCCCTCGGATGGAGATTTAAGGGGTTGCTTGTTTATTTCTTCAGGCTTGGGCGGTATGAGCGGTGCTCAACCCAAGGCCGTGGAAATAGCAAATGGTGTGGGTATAATCGCGGAAACAGATTATTCCAGAATTAAGACCAGACATGATCAAGGCTGGGTAAGCAAGGTTTCCTCAGATTTGAGGGAAGTATTTAAGATCGCCGCTGAGTATCAGGAAAAGAAAGAACCGGTTTCTATTGCTTATTATGGAAATATAGTTGATTTGCTGGAGTATGCTGTCGAAAACAATATTAAAGTGGATTTGCTGTCTGACCAAACCTCCTGTCATGTGCAGTATGACGGCGGCTATTGCCCTCAGGGAGTAACCTTTGAGGAAAGAACAGAGCTTTTGGCCAAGGATAGAAAAAAATTCCGGGAGCTTGTGGACAAAAGCTTACAAAGACAATTTGCCTTAATCAAAATTTTGGCGTATAGGGGCACATATTTCTTTGATTATGGCAATGCCTTTATGAAAGCCGTTTATGATGCCGGGGTAAAGGAAATCTCCAAAAACGGTATTGATGAAAAAGATGGATTTATTTTCCCCTCCTATGTTGAGGACATTATGGGACCGGAGCTGTTTGATTTTGGCTATGGTCCCTTCAGATGGGTTTGTTTAAGCGGCAATAATGAGGATTTAATTAAAACAGACCAGGCAGCTATGGATTGTATTGATCACAACAGGAGATTTCAGGATCGGGATAATTATAATTGGATTAAAGATGCAGCCAAAAATCAACTGGTTGTGGGCACACAAGCCAGAATCCTGTATCAGGATGCCGAAGGAAGAGTAAAAATCGCCCTTAAATTTAATGAGATGGTACGAAATGGGGAAATAGGCCCCGTGATGTTAGGCAGGGACCATCATGATGTCAGCGGCACTGATTCCCCCTTCCGGGAGACAGCTAATATCAAGGACGGCAGTAATGTCATGGCGGATATGGCAGTCCAGTGCTTTGCCGGTAATGGGGCAAGAGGTATGAGTTTAATAGCTCTGCATAATGGAGGCGGCGTTGGGATTGGAAAAGCCATCAACGGCGGCTTTGGCTTGGTTCTTGATGGTTCGGCCAGGGTGGACAGTATTATTAAATCGGCGATGCTGTGGGATGTGATGGGGGGAGTTGCCCGTCGGTCCTGGGCCAGAAATAGTAATTCCATAGAAACAAGTATTAATTTTAATAAAAATTATACGGGAACCGGCCACATTACCATACCCTATATACCGAATGGAGAGTTGATTGATCAACTGGTTGCTGGGGTTTTTAACAAATAA